From Chryseobacterium shandongense, the proteins below share one genomic window:
- the secG gene encoding preprotein translocase subunit SecG, with protein MDSIFILLMVLIMIASILLVIIVMAQNPKGGGLSSTFGGASSAQFGVQRTNDFMEKATWTLGATIIVLILLSVVITGKPSVAAPAQVPASKEAPAKQSSAPAATTTTTTPAQTPAPTK; from the coding sequence ATGGATTCTATATTTATACTATTGATGGTTCTTATTATGATCGCCAGTATTCTTCTGGTAATCATCGTTATGGCTCAAAACCCAAAAGGAGGAGGTCTTTCAAGTACTTTCGGGGGAGCATCTTCTGCACAGTTTGGTGTACAGAGAACCAACGACTTTATGGAAAAAGCAACATGGACGTTAGGAGCAACAATTATTGTTCTTATCCTTTTAAGCGTTGTAATTACAGGTAAACCTTCAGTTGCAGCACCCGCACAGGTTCCGGCATCGAAGGAAGCTCCTGCTAAACAATCTTCTGCTCCGGCAGCCACTACAACGACAACAACACCGGCTCAGACTCCTGCGCCGACTAAATAA
- a CDS encoding M16 family metallopeptidase, translating into MKKQLTYIAVAFLFAGTISAQKIDLNAMPKPGPTPAINIAKPKTFQLKNGLTVMVVENNKLPRVNASLTMDRPPYYEGSVAGVSEIMAEQFENGTTTMSKDDFNKKVDYLGANLSFSSNGAAANSLSKYFPQVLSLMADAIINPKFSAKEIEDSKERAIEGLKSEEKNASAIASKVSNALMYGKNTSRGEFETVETIGKIQLADVQNIYKKYYAPDNAYLVIVGDVKFDKVKPMIEKAFSGWKKANTPLTPVEPASNVATTEINVVDVPTAVQSVVSVNNINNLKMKDPNYFPATIANYVLGGGGEARLFMNLREKNGFTYGAYSNLSASKYSPQFSASASVRNEVTDKAVKEFMNELNGISTVKPEELENAKAKLKGSFIMSLEQPATIARFALNQKIYDLPDDFYTNYLKSIDKVTAADVSSAVNSTIYPNKSRIFIAGKASDISEGLEKMGYPVKYYDKDANPVAKPTAQKVDASVTVASVADKYINAIGGKANLSKISSYTVNASMSIQGQNIDMKMMKAQGGKEMTQVTAMGQVVQKQVFDGKTGYSEQMGQKVAMKPEQIAEKQKNTELFEEMAFAKSPEYKLAGIEKVGGEDSYAIKGPETTYYYSVKTGLKTGETRTVKAQGQEVSVPTIFSDYKDVAGVKMPYTISVNQMGMDMTMKVKSYEINQAKDSDFK; encoded by the coding sequence ATGAAAAAGCAATTAACATATATAGCTGTAGCGTTTTTATTCGCAGGAACGATTTCAGCACAAAAAATAGATCTTAATGCAATGCCGAAGCCGGGACCTACTCCCGCTATCAATATTGCAAAGCCAAAGACCTTCCAATTAAAAAATGGTCTTACAGTGATGGTTGTGGAAAACAACAAACTGCCTAGAGTAAACGCTAGTCTTACCATGGACAGACCTCCTTACTATGAGGGAAGCGTAGCCGGAGTAAGCGAAATTATGGCGGAACAGTTCGAAAACGGAACTACCACGATGAGCAAGGATGATTTCAACAAAAAAGTTGACTATCTTGGAGCCAATCTTTCTTTCTCGTCAAACGGAGCTGCAGCAAATTCTCTTTCAAAATATTTCCCTCAGGTATTAAGTTTAATGGCTGATGCGATCATCAATCCTAAATTTTCGGCAAAAGAAATTGAAGACTCCAAGGAAAGAGCGATTGAAGGATTAAAATCTGAAGAAAAAAATGCATCCGCAATTGCTTCGAAAGTATCCAACGCATTAATGTACGGTAAAAACACTTCAAGAGGAGAATTTGAAACCGTTGAAACAATCGGCAAAATACAGCTTGCAGATGTGCAGAATATTTACAAAAAATATTACGCTCCAGACAATGCATATCTAGTAATTGTAGGTGATGTAAAATTCGATAAGGTAAAACCTATGATCGAAAAGGCATTCAGCGGATGGAAAAAAGCAAACACACCGCTTACACCGGTTGAGCCTGCATCTAACGTTGCAACTACAGAGATCAATGTTGTTGACGTACCTACGGCGGTACAGTCTGTGGTTTCCGTAAACAACATTAACAATTTAAAAATGAAGGATCCGAACTACTTCCCGGCAACTATTGCCAACTATGTACTCGGAGGTGGTGGTGAAGCCAGGCTTTTCATGAACCTTCGTGAGAAAAACGGATTTACCTACGGAGCATATTCCAATTTAAGTGCAAGCAAGTATTCTCCGCAATTCTCTGCAAGCGCGAGTGTAAGAAACGAGGTTACGGATAAAGCGGTTAAGGAATTCATGAATGAACTTAACGGGATTTCTACCGTAAAGCCTGAAGAGCTTGAAAACGCAAAAGCCAAACTGAAAGGATCATTCATCATGTCTCTGGAGCAGCCTGCAACAATTGCAAGATTTGCATTGAACCAAAAAATTTATGATCTTCCGGATGATTTCTATACCAATTATCTTAAGTCAATTGATAAAGTAACTGCTGCTGATGTTTCCAGCGCGGTAAACTCTACGATTTATCCGAATAAGAGCAGAATTTTCATTGCCGGTAAAGCATCTGACATTTCTGAGGGATTAGAAAAAATGGGGTACCCTGTAAAATATTATGATAAGGATGCAAATCCGGTAGCTAAACCAACAGCACAAAAAGTTGATGCCAGCGTAACCGTAGCTTCTGTTGCAGATAAATACATCAATGCCATCGGAGGAAAAGCAAACCTTTCGAAAATTTCTTCTTATACCGTGAACGCTTCTATGTCTATCCAAGGACAAAACATCGATATGAAAATGATGAAGGCACAGGGTGGAAAAGAAATGACACAGGTAACCGCAATGGGACAGGTGGTTCAAAAACAGGTATTTGACGGAAAAACAGGATATTCTGAGCAAATGGGGCAAAAAGTTGCTATGAAGCCTGAGCAAATAGCAGAAAAGCAAAAGAATACCGAGCTTTTCGAAGAAATGGCTTTTGCAAAATCTCCTGAGTACAAACTGGCAGGAATTGAAAAAGTGGGAGGAGAAGATTCTTACGCAATCAAAGGGCCTGAAACAACCTATTATTACAGTGTAAAAACAGGGTTGAAAACCGGAGAAACAAGAACGGTTAAAGCTCAGGGACAAGAGGTAAGTGTTCCTACAATATTCTCAGATTACAAAGATGTTGCAGGAGTAAAAATGCCTTATACTATTTCTGTAAACCAAATGGGAATGGATATGACCATGAAAGTGAAATCTTACGAAATAAATCAGGCAAAAGATTCTGATTTTAAATAA
- a CDS encoding M16 family metallopeptidase, producing MKKRLLSVAAAAFFGMALNAQQIKFEEYDLPNGLHVILHQDNSAPVVTTGVMYHVGAKDEVKGRTGFAHFFEHLLFEGTPNIKRGDWFKIVSSNGGQNNANTTNDRTYYYETFPSNNEQLGLWMEAERMRHAVINQIGVDTQREVVKEEKRLRMDNQPYGNLFTTVQKNLFTNHPYNWPTIGSMEDLNSAKLEEFQAFYKKYYVPNNATLVVAGDIKPEQTKKWIQEYYGGIPKGTVYPKNFPKDTPITQEKEVTATDPNIQLPAYVFAYRTPGNKEKDAYVLDMLSSYLSSGKSSVLYKKLVDQDKKALQVAAFNQGLEDYGIFAFFAIPMGQTSKATLQADIDAEIKKLQTTLISEEDYQKLQNQYENQFVNSNSSIQGIAASLATNHVLMGDTNLINKEIDIYRSITRQDLQNAAKKYLNSNQRIIINYVPEKK from the coding sequence ATGAAAAAGCGACTTCTTTCAGTTGCTGCAGCGGCTTTCTTCGGAATGGCTCTTAACGCGCAACAAATTAAATTTGAAGAGTATGACTTACCAAACGGTCTTCACGTAATCCTTCATCAGGACAATTCTGCACCAGTTGTAACAACAGGTGTTATGTATCATGTGGGTGCAAAGGATGAAGTAAAAGGAAGAACCGGTTTTGCTCACTTCTTCGAGCACCTTTTATTTGAAGGAACGCCTAATATTAAAAGAGGCGACTGGTTCAAGATAGTTTCTTCAAACGGAGGGCAAAACAACGCTAATACTACCAATGACAGAACGTATTATTACGAAACCTTCCCTTCCAACAATGAACAGCTGGGTCTTTGGATGGAGGCTGAAAGAATGCGTCACGCCGTGATCAACCAGATTGGTGTTGATACCCAGAGAGAGGTCGTAAAGGAAGAGAAAAGATTAAGAATGGATAATCAGCCATACGGAAATCTTTTCACAACCGTTCAGAAAAACTTATTTACCAACCACCCGTACAATTGGCCGACCATCGGTTCTATGGAAGATCTAAACTCTGCAAAACTTGAGGAGTTCCAGGCATTCTACAAAAAATACTACGTTCCAAACAATGCTACATTAGTGGTTGCAGGAGATATTAAACCTGAACAGACTAAAAAATGGATCCAGGAATATTACGGAGGAATTCCAAAAGGAACGGTTTACCCTAAAAACTTCCCTAAAGATACTCCTATCACTCAGGAAAAAGAAGTAACGGCTACTGATCCCAATATCCAGCTTCCCGCTTATGTTTTTGCTTACAGAACACCAGGTAACAAAGAGAAAGACGCTTATGTTTTAGACATGCTTTCTTCTTATTTGAGCAGCGGTAAATCTTCTGTTTTATACAAAAAATTAGTAGATCAGGATAAAAAAGCTTTACAGGTAGCTGCATTCAATCAAGGTCTTGAAGATTACGGAATCTTCGCTTTTTTCGCAATCCCTATGGGACAGACTTCAAAGGCTACATTACAAGCCGACATCGATGCTGAAATTAAAAAACTTCAAACTACGTTGATTTCCGAAGAAGATTACCAAAAGCTTCAGAACCAATATGAAAATCAGTTTGTGAATTCCAACTCAAGCATCCAGGGAATTGCCGCTTCACTGGCAACAAACCATGTTTTGATGGGTGATACCAATCTTATCAATAAAGAAATCGACATCTACAGATCTATTACAAGACAGGATCTTCAGAATGCTGCTAAAAAGTATCTTAATTCAAACCAAAGAATAATCATCAATTACGTACCTGAAAAAAAGTAA
- a CDS encoding PAS domain-containing sensor histidine kinase, which yields MKGFLEQNISQDSLVTLFSQAPVAICLLIGDNFSINSANPQMLELWGRDASVIGKSLFDVLPEIIDQGFKEILENVYRTGETFKGNKWSVFLEKHGQYDEHFFTFIFAPVYNDDKKIIGISIVATEVTDQIFSERKLKESEYRFEHLIKKSDYPIAIYSTEELFIEFANEKMLKTWGKSASVIGMKLEDALPELEGQPFLGLLKEIFVTGKTYSAKEDRADLVVEGRLQTFYYNFSYKPLKNSNGEVYAILNMAVDVTDLVLARKEIQEREKKFRDLADSMPQFVWTCDNKGEITYMNDSWYKYTGSTENENQTSLIKKMLRPETTEKINKAWEECIRTNTPFVMEYELEDPGQKGNYRWFLGRAVPNFSENGELKQWTGTFTDIDEFKQLETQKDNFLGIASHELKTPLTSLKLYTQYIKTNLEKAGDPKNANVAKRMDYQIDLLTGLINELLDVTKIQKGQMQLNESVFDFDKLVDEVVEEQQMTSRHKLFVSKSSVIGEVFADRHRIAQVMANLISNAIKYSPNADEVHISTSVYENQAQFNVRDFGIGIPEDKQSKVFEQYYRISGSKDYTFSGLGLGLYISSEIIKRTGGEIFVSSSEGEGSDFCFRIPKNKKLI from the coding sequence ATGAAAGGCTTTTTGGAGCAGAATATTTCCCAGGATTCTCTTGTGACCCTCTTTAGCCAGGCGCCTGTAGCCATATGTTTGTTAATAGGTGATAATTTCAGCATCAACAGTGCCAATCCACAGATGCTTGAACTCTGGGGTAGGGATGCTTCTGTAATAGGTAAATCTTTATTTGACGTACTTCCTGAAATAATTGATCAGGGCTTTAAAGAAATTTTAGAGAATGTCTATCGTACAGGTGAAACTTTCAAAGGAAACAAATGGTCCGTATTCCTGGAAAAACATGGCCAATATGATGAGCATTTTTTTACTTTTATCTTTGCCCCGGTTTATAATGACGATAAAAAAATAATAGGAATAAGCATTGTTGCAACTGAAGTTACCGATCAGATATTTTCCGAAAGAAAGCTCAAAGAAAGTGAATATCGTTTTGAACATCTCATTAAAAAATCCGACTATCCGATAGCAATCTACAGTACGGAAGAGCTGTTTATAGAATTTGCCAACGAAAAAATGCTTAAAACCTGGGGTAAAAGTGCTTCTGTTATCGGAATGAAGCTTGAAGATGCTCTTCCCGAACTGGAAGGACAACCATTTTTAGGTCTTCTCAAAGAGATTTTCGTAACCGGCAAAACCTATTCAGCAAAAGAAGATCGGGCGGATTTAGTGGTAGAGGGAAGGCTTCAGACATTTTATTATAATTTTTCTTATAAGCCACTCAAAAACTCCAACGGCGAAGTTTATGCGATTCTTAATATGGCCGTAGATGTTACGGATTTAGTATTGGCAAGAAAAGAAATTCAGGAAAGGGAAAAAAAATTCCGTGATCTAGCCGATTCTATGCCTCAATTTGTATGGACCTGTGATAATAAGGGAGAAATTACTTATATGAATGACAGTTGGTATAAGTACACCGGCTCAACCGAAAATGAAAACCAGACGAGTCTGATAAAAAAAATGTTGCGTCCGGAAACTACCGAAAAAATTAATAAGGCTTGGGAAGAATGTATCAGGACAAACACTCCTTTCGTTATGGAATACGAGCTTGAAGATCCCGGTCAAAAAGGTAATTACCGGTGGTTTCTCGGAAGGGCAGTCCCTAATTTTTCGGAAAACGGGGAATTAAAGCAATGGACGGGAACTTTCACAGATATCGACGAATTCAAGCAACTCGAAACCCAAAAAGATAATTTTTTGGGAATTGCCAGCCACGAGCTTAAAACACCACTTACCAGTCTGAAATTATATACGCAGTATATTAAAACCAATCTTGAAAAAGCCGGAGATCCTAAAAATGCAAACGTTGCCAAAAGAATGGATTATCAGATTGATCTGTTAACAGGACTTATCAATGAATTGCTTGATGTCACCAAGATACAGAAAGGGCAAATGCAGCTCAATGAATCTGTTTTTGATTTTGATAAACTGGTAGATGAAGTTGTTGAAGAACAGCAGATGACCTCACGACATAAACTTTTTGTGAGCAAATCCTCCGTAATCGGAGAAGTCTTTGCAGATCGCCACAGAATAGCACAGGTTATGGCCAATCTCATCAGCAATGCCATTAAATATTCTCCAAATGCAGATGAAGTACATATTTCCACAAGCGTATACGAAAATCAGGCACAATTTAATGTAAGAGATTTCGGAATCGGTATTCCTGAAGATAAACAATCAAAAGTCTTTGAACAGTATTACAGAATCAGCGGATCAAAAGATTATACGTTTTCCGGACTCGGATTGGGACTTTATATTTCGTCTGAAATCATAAAAAGAACAGGCGGAGAAATTTTTGTTTCCTCTTCAGAAGGAGAAGGGTCTGATTTTTGCTTCAGAATCCCAAAGAATAAAAAATTAATATAG
- a CDS encoding response regulator transcription factor has translation MSNAAKIMVVDDSPAIVDSIEMMLDFEGFEVSKFYKGSEMFNALDPHSKPDVILMDMWLSGEDGRDFCKLIKEHQNF, from the coding sequence ATGTCTAATGCTGCAAAAATTATGGTAGTGGATGACAGTCCCGCAATTGTTGATTCTATTGAAATGATGCTTGATTTTGAGGGATTTGAAGTTTCCAAATTTTATAAAGGTTCAGAAATGTTTAATGCGTTGGATCCTCACTCAAAACCTGATGTTATTTTAATGGATATGTGGCTGTCTGGTGAAGATGGCAGAGATTTCTGCAAACTCATTAAAGAACATCAAAACTTTTAG